In Bacillus sp. FJAT-45037, the following are encoded in one genomic region:
- a CDS encoding DMT family transporter produces the protein MSTREAYLSAIFGAALWGSIGLFVQPLYEYGFTAWEVVAIRAIFTALLLVSVLALFNRKLLKIKLRDLPLFIGSGIISIVFFNWCFFIVIEQSTLSLAVVLLYTGPLFVTILSRIFFKEMFTKNKLIAVALTLIGCGFVVGLLPAFHTSITPRLLLIGVGSGFFYALYSIFAKVSSTRYSSLTITTYSFLCAALFMIPTSALWNKSTLFTQLEISSLSLGLALFPTVLAYYFYTKGLAIIESSRAAIMSTIEPVVAISIGFFVFSDRLTFWQWLGVTAVVLSIFLISRPEKAKPMQKNTPSQAM, from the coding sequence ATGTCGACACGGGAGGCATATCTTTCAGCAATTTTTGGTGCTGCGCTTTGGGGATCCATTGGCTTATTTGTCCAGCCATTGTATGAATATGGTTTTACAGCTTGGGAAGTTGTCGCGATACGAGCCATCTTCACTGCTTTATTACTCGTATCTGTTTTAGCACTCTTTAATCGTAAGCTGCTGAAAATTAAATTGCGTGATCTCCCCTTGTTTATCGGATCAGGAATCATTAGTATTGTCTTTTTTAATTGGTGCTTTTTCATCGTAATAGAACAATCAACTTTATCTCTAGCCGTTGTCTTATTATACACTGGTCCTTTATTTGTTACGATTCTATCAAGGATTTTCTTTAAAGAAATGTTCACCAAAAATAAACTAATCGCAGTAGCTCTAACGTTAATTGGATGTGGGTTCGTCGTCGGTCTCTTGCCTGCTTTTCATACATCGATTACCCCTCGTCTATTGTTGATCGGAGTTGGTTCAGGCTTTTTTTACGCATTGTATAGTATTTTTGCTAAAGTTAGTTCCACACGGTATTCTAGTTTAACGATTACAACTTATTCTTTTCTTTGTGCTGCACTCTTTATGATTCCGACTTCCGCCTTATGGAACAAATCCACTCTGTTTACTCAACTAGAGATTAGTAGCTTATCACTAGGGTTAGCGTTATTCCCTACTGTTCTTGCCTATTATTTTTATACAAAAGGCTTAGCAATAATCGAATCAAGTCGTGCTGCGATTATGTCAACCATTGAACCAGTAGTCGCTATTTCGATCGGATTCTTTGTTTTTAGTGATCGCTTAACTTTTTGGCAGTGGCTTGGGGTGACAGCCGTTGTGTTATCAATCTTTCTCATCTCGAGACCTGAAAAAGCTAAACCCATGCAAAAAAATACACCTTCACAAGCCATGTGA
- a CDS encoding DedA family protein, whose product MGIMYDIIGFIQSHGYIALFLVFAIGLFFFPVPNEVLLMSGGLLATTPYIDPVFGMMVIFSSILFHGTSLYMIGHYVGRKPMSLKVETSIWKKRADKGKELLDRYGLKAASFSYFFPFIRHAVPFSVGLSSISYRKFSFIGFSSALVWMNIYYWIGFYYGRTINDWNTFIQHLIYMLAAVTVIVILFQYVKVRRARRIEQQVKE is encoded by the coding sequence ATGGGAATAATGTATGATATAATTGGCTTTATACAGAGCCACGGATATATTGCATTGTTTCTTGTATTTGCAATTGGTTTATTTTTTTTCCCCGTTCCTAATGAAGTTCTCCTAATGAGTGGCGGCTTGCTAGCGACAACACCTTATATAGATCCCGTATTTGGTATGATGGTTATTTTCTCTAGTATTCTCTTTCATGGAACGAGTTTATATATGATCGGTCATTATGTCGGAAGAAAACCGATGTCTTTAAAAGTGGAAACTTCGATCTGGAAAAAGCGTGCAGACAAAGGAAAAGAATTATTGGATCGTTACGGTCTAAAAGCAGCTTCCTTTAGTTATTTTTTTCCTTTCATTCGGCATGCTGTCCCATTTAGTGTTGGTCTTTCATCGATTTCTTATCGGAAGTTTTCTTTCATTGGGTTTAGTTCTGCACTAGTATGGATGAATATTTATTATTGGATTGGATTTTATTATGGTCGTACAATTAATGACTGGAATACATTTATTCAACATCTCATCTACATGCTCGCTGCTGTTACTGTCATCGTCATTTTGTTTCAGTATGTAAAAGTGAGACGTGCAAGGCGCATTGAACAACAGGTAAAAGAATAA
- the odhB gene encoding 2-oxoglutarate dehydrogenase complex dihydrolipoyllysine-residue succinyltransferase gives MIEIKVPELAESITEGTIAQWLKQVGEQVNQGEYIAELETDKVNVEITAEYSGVIKEFKKEPGDTVEVGEVIAVIDESGEASTSSEESAPVAKEEPKKEESAAKEVATESAPSTDRPLASPAARKLAREKGISLNNIQTNDPTGRIRRQDVETHETKPAAKQAAPKVEKKPAVSADEQAGKPVERVKMSRRRQTIAKRLVESQQTAAMLTTFNEVDMTEVMDLRKRRKDAFLDKNGVKLGFMSFFTKAVIGALKEFPLLNAEIQGDEILMKKFYDIGVAVSTDEGLVVPVVRDADRLGFAGIEREIGSLGKKARDNKLSISDLQGGTFTITNGGVFGSLWSTPILNAPQVGILGMHKVQWRPVAIDQERFENRPMMYIALSYDHRIVDGKEAVSFLVKVKELLEDPEQLLLEG, from the coding sequence GTGATTGAAATTAAAGTACCGGAACTAGCTGAATCGATTACAGAAGGAACGATTGCACAATGGTTAAAACAAGTTGGTGAACAAGTAAACCAGGGAGAATACATTGCTGAACTTGAAACCGACAAAGTAAATGTAGAAATTACAGCTGAATATTCTGGTGTGATTAAGGAATTCAAAAAAGAGCCAGGCGATACAGTAGAAGTTGGTGAAGTGATTGCTGTCATCGATGAGAGTGGAGAGGCATCTACTTCATCTGAAGAATCTGCACCTGTAGCAAAAGAAGAGCCGAAAAAAGAAGAATCCGCAGCAAAAGAAGTAGCTACAGAGAGCGCACCAAGCACAGATCGTCCGCTAGCTTCACCTGCTGCTCGTAAACTTGCTCGCGAAAAAGGAATTAGCTTAAACAATATTCAAACAAATGATCCAACTGGCCGTATTCGTAGACAAGATGTTGAAACACATGAAACGAAGCCAGCAGCTAAGCAAGCGGCACCAAAAGTTGAGAAAAAACCAGCGGTGAGTGCGGATGAGCAAGCAGGCAAGCCAGTTGAACGTGTCAAAATGTCACGTCGTCGTCAAACCATTGCCAAGCGTCTTGTTGAATCACAACAAACAGCAGCAATGTTAACGACGTTTAATGAAGTAGACATGACAGAAGTGATGGATTTACGTAAGCGCCGTAAAGACGCTTTCTTAGATAAAAATGGTGTGAAGCTTGGCTTTATGTCATTCTTCACTAAGGCGGTCATCGGCGCGCTTAAAGAATTCCCATTACTAAATGCAGAGATTCAAGGCGATGAAATTCTAATGAAGAAATTCTATGATATTGGTGTAGCGGTATCAACGGATGAAGGGTTAGTCGTACCGGTTGTGCGTGATGCTGACCGTTTAGGTTTTGCTGGTATTGAGCGTGAAATTGGCTCACTCGGTAAGAAAGCTCGTGACAACAAGCTTTCAATCTCTGATCTACAAGGTGGAACATTTACGATTACAAATGGTGGGGTATTCGGATCTTTATGGTCAACACCAATCTTAAATGCACCACAAGTGGGGATTCTAGGTATGCATAAAGTTCAATGGCGTCCGGTTGCTATTGATCAAGAGCGCTTTGAAAACCGTCCAATGATGTACATTGCGCTTTCTTATGACCACCGTATTGTTGATGGAAAAGAAGCGGTAAGTTTCCTTGTAAAAGTGAAAGAGCTTTTAGAAGATCCAGAACAATTGTTACTAGAAGGTTAA
- a CDS encoding DUF6501 family protein yields the protein MIHQTWLEKETIRTIECVHTDAKKYMVDRALTKGKSYELKNETDEFYFVVDNTGKIGGYYKEYFKN from the coding sequence ATGATCCATCAAACATGGCTAGAAAAAGAAACGATTCGCACAATAGAGTGTGTACATACAGATGCAAAGAAATACATGGTTGATCGTGCGCTAACAAAAGGAAAGTCATACGAGTTGAAAAACGAGACAGATGAATTTTATTTTGTTGTAGATAATACTGGTAAAATTGGTGGGTATTATAAAGAATATTTTAAAAACTAA
- a CDS encoding DUF3970 family protein, whose product MRVRISGRDQQELDAFVKSLETLADYQVTYTSDVRDSKRTNNPKYRTSKELIQYLDVQKKV is encoded by the coding sequence ATGAGAGTACGTATTAGTGGAAGAGATCAACAAGAACTTGACGCATTCGTGAAGTCGCTAGAAACACTAGCAGACTATCAAGTGACCTACACATCGGATGTGAGGGATTCAAAAAGAACAAATAACCCCAAATACAGAACAAGCAAAGAACTCATTCAATATCTAGATGTTCAGAAGAAAGTATAA
- a CDS encoding BCCT family transporter encodes MDWPVFIGSGGALIIFVIASIISADGVASFVDATFSWSATYFGAFWQVFMLLTFLIALALMISKYGSIKLGRSDKPETTTFKWIAMIMCTLLAGGGVFWAAAEPIYHFLETPPMYDVAPGIEATIVPALAQSFLDWGFSAWAILGTLGVVVLMYGYSKGLPLKPRTLLYPLVGKKIMKKNSVLGALVDIFSIIAVAAGTIGPIGFLGLQAAYGLDSLFGVPNTFITQLVIIFGLVAIAAVSAVTGIHQGIEWLSKFNILFTIVLVIIVLIVGPAGFIVDAFVGTYGVYIRDYFELSLYRGDTGWLSYWTIFFWGWFIGYGPMMAIFISRISHGRTLRELFLAVIIIAPLVTNFWFTVVGGSGIFFELQNPGSVSEPLFDAGLPASMIAIVTQLPFGYIIAAAFLLVTIVFVATTTDSMSYTISMTVTGSSTPAKSVRVFWALAMGAVAAVLLYLEEGSINALQSFIVFTAVPVSLIMLPTLWLAPKVAKQMAKDQGIK; translated from the coding sequence ATGGACTGGCCAGTTTTTATTGGTAGTGGTGGTGCGTTAATCATATTTGTTATCGCATCGATCATCTCAGCAGATGGGGTGGCAAGCTTTGTAGACGCTACTTTTAGTTGGTCAGCAACTTATTTCGGAGCGTTTTGGCAAGTCTTCATGCTTCTCACGTTTCTCATTGCTTTAGCACTTATGATTTCTAAGTATGGATCAATTAAGTTAGGTCGATCCGATAAACCTGAAACAACAACATTTAAATGGATCGCGATGATCATGTGTACGTTGCTTGCAGGTGGTGGTGTATTCTGGGCGGCAGCTGAACCGATTTATCACTTCTTAGAAACTCCACCTATGTATGACGTTGCACCGGGCATTGAAGCGACGATTGTTCCTGCTCTTGCTCAATCCTTTTTAGATTGGGGATTTTCTGCGTGGGCCATTCTTGGTACATTGGGTGTTGTCGTGCTCATGTATGGTTACTCAAAAGGGTTACCACTTAAACCGCGTACCTTACTCTATCCACTTGTCGGAAAGAAAATTATGAAAAAAAACAGTGTTCTCGGGGCTCTTGTAGATATCTTCTCAATCATTGCAGTTGCCGCTGGAACAATCGGTCCCATCGGATTTTTAGGTCTACAAGCAGCTTACGGACTAGATTCGTTATTTGGAGTTCCAAATACGTTCATCACACAACTTGTTATTATTTTTGGACTCGTTGCGATTGCTGCTGTATCTGCTGTGACTGGTATTCATCAAGGTATTGAATGGCTTAGTAAATTCAATATCCTGTTTACAATCGTTCTAGTGATCATCGTTTTGATCGTCGGTCCAGCAGGATTTATTGTAGATGCATTTGTTGGCACATATGGTGTTTACATTCGAGATTATTTCGAATTAAGTCTCTATCGTGGAGATACAGGCTGGCTATCTTATTGGACAATTTTCTTCTGGGGTTGGTTTATTGGGTACGGGCCGATGATGGCCATCTTCATTAGTCGTATTTCACACGGGCGTACATTACGTGAGTTATTCCTAGCCGTCATTATTATTGCTCCACTTGTAACAAATTTCTGGTTTACGGTCGTTGGTGGTTCGGGGATTTTCTTCGAATTACAAAATCCCGGATCTGTTAGTGAACCGTTATTTGACGCAGGGCTCCCAGCTTCAATGATAGCGATTGTCACGCAATTACCATTTGGTTATATTATCGCTGCAGCATTTCTTCTTGTAACGATCGTGTTTGTTGCAACGACAACCGATTCTATGTCTTATACAATTTCAATGACAGTAACAGGAAGTAGCACACCAGCAAAATCTGTTCGTGTATTCTGGGCTCTTGCTATGGGTGCTGTAGCTGCTGTTCTTCTCTATCTAGAAGAAGGAAGTATTAACGCATTGCAATCCTTCATCGTCTTTACCGCTGTACCTGTCTCTCTAATTATGCTACCTACTTTGTGGCTCGCACCTAAAGTAGCGAAACAAATGGCGAAAGACCAAGGTATTAAATAA